The Ahaetulla prasina isolate Xishuangbanna chromosome 4, ASM2864084v1, whole genome shotgun sequence genome has a window encoding:
- the LOC131196909 gene encoding T-complex protein 1 subunit theta-like, which produces MAAHVPMAPGLPQMLKAGMKYFSGLQETLFTNLMACKALMHCLRTCYGPLGHNKLVINHLGKMFHSSHAATILKELELESPMACLLRSAAETQQEETGDGTNFVVLLAGALLENAEKLLRSGLSIVHIRAGYDMACKEILRLLPGLVCVLLKNPHNQEEVQCVLQSIMGSKFFSYKKFLSKLVATACIAVAPPDHSAFNPDLIRVFKVPGGGILNSYVLEGMLIATEAEGIIKRVEKARIAAYCCPFGVPKIEAKNTVMFESAAQLKNFGKKEENLIAERVLGLAKAGVNVIVVGGRVDGLALFYADRCRIMVVRLPSRMQLQQLCKTVGATLLYKPDVPSPEDVGQCYRVYTTEIGSTVVLVFSQHGTPCPLATVVLRGATGEMLDSLEAAVQDGIQVYKNLGTDARLLPGAGATEMALSVRLSTLGMYYPGCEQYGILEFSQALKTLPATLADNAGLPVNEIMAKMEIQHQLGNQNTGILLGVEEASTVDAITEGVLDPFLVKYRGIVLATQIAVTLLDVSDIMVAKKSGGPKPRGDNPNWDKEPDALD; this is translated from the coding sequence ATGGCAGCTCACGTCCCCATGGCCCCTGGTCTGCCTCAGATGCTCAAGGCGGGGATGAAGTACTTCAGCGGCTTGCAGGAGACCCTCTTCACCAACCTGATGGCCTGCAAGGCACTGATGCACTGTCTACGCACCTGCTACGGTCCCTTGGGACACAACAAGCTAGTGATCAACCACTTGGGCAAGATGTTCCATTCCTCCCACGCTGCCACCATTTTGAAGGAGCTGGAATTGGAGAGCCCCATGGCTTGTCTCTTGCGTTCTGCTGCTGAAACGCAACAGGAAGAGACGGGAGACGGCACGAATTTTGTCGTCCTGCTGGCTGGGGCCCTGCTGGAGAATGCCGAGAAGCTCCTGAGGTCCGGGCTGTCGATAGTCCACATCCGAGCAGGCTATGATATGGCTTGCAAAGAGATCCTACGGCTGTTGCCGGGCCTCGTCTGCGTCCTGCTGAAAAACCCTCACAACCAAGAGGAAGTGCAATGTGTCTTGCAGTCTATCATGGGCAGCAAATTTTTCAGCTATAAGAAATTCTTGTCCAAGCTGGTGGCCACGGCCTGCATCGCAGTGGCGCCGCCTGACCACTCAGCTTTCAACCCAGATCTCATCCGTGTCTTCAAAGTCCCAGGGGGTGGCATCTTGAACTCCTATGTCTTGGAGGGCATGCTCATCGCCACGGAGGCAGAGGGTATCATCAAGCGAGTAGAGAAAGCCCGAATCGCAGCCTACTGTTGTCCCTTTGGCGTCCCCAAGATAGAAGCCAAGAACACGGTCATGTTTGAAAGTGCGGCCCAGCTGAAGAACTtcgggaaaaaggaagaaaacctcATCGCTGAACGAGTCCTGGGTCTCGCGAAAGCTGGGGTCAATGTCATTGTGGTGGGAGGAAGGGTAGACGGTCTGGCTCTCTTCTACGCCGACCGATGCAGGATCATGGTGGTGCGGCTGCCATCCCGGATGCAGCTCCAGCAATTGTGCAAAACGGTGGGCGCCACCCTATTGTACAAGCCTGACGTGCCATCGCCTGAGGACGTCGGACAGTGCTATCGTGTCTACACCACCGAGATCGGCAGCACCGTCGTACTGGTCTTCAGTCAACACGGTACGCCGTGTCCTTTGGCTACAGTGGTGCTCCGAGGAGCCACCGGCGAGATGCTGGACAGTCTGGAAGCTGCCGTCCAAGACGGCATACAGGTTTACAAGAACCTGGGAACCGATGCGCGGCTCTTGCCAGGGGCTGGCGCCACAGAGATGGCCCTCTCAGTGCGTCTGAGCACTCTGGGCATGTACTACCCCGGATGTGAGCAGTACGGCATTTTGGAGTTCTCCCAAGCATTGAAAACTCTCCCGGCCACCCTGGCAGACAATGCAGGCCTGCCAGTCAATGAGATTATGGCCAAGATGGAAATCCAACATCAACTGGGCAACCAGAACACCGGCATCTTGCTCGGTGTGGAAGAGGCCAGCACCGTGGACGCCATCACGGAAGGTGTGCTGGACCCGTTCCTGGTGAAATACCGAGGTATCGTCCTGGCCACTCAAATTGCAGTGACCTTATTGGACGTCAGTGACATCATGGTGGCCAAGAAAAGTGGGGGTCCTAAACCACGAGGAGATAACCCCAACTGGGACAAAGAACCAGATGCGTTGGATTGA